A stretch of DNA from Bacillus sp. Marseille-Q1617:
GAGCTGTGCGCCCTGCAGCAGGCTCCGTATCCAGAGTGGAAAAGAGCACTTTTAGATCAAGTTGAAAATGAAAAAGGGCTGAACCGATATTATGAAATGGTCATTGAAGGGGAAAAAGCCGGCAGACACCTCCATACGTACCATCTCCAAGATGGAAGGACCGTCTACCAGGTATACTCGGAGGCCCTATACCGAGGTGATGAGAAAGTCGGGACCATCTTCGTGCACCGCGACATCACAAAAGAATTTGAAGTGGATCAGATGAAATCGGAATTCGTCTCCACCGTCAGCCATGAACTTCGAACGCCGTTATCAAGTGTCCTCGGCTTCACTGAATTGATGCTGACCAGAGACTTGAAGCCCGAAAGAACGAAGAAGTATCTGACAACCATCTATCAGGAAGCGAAACGATTGACCTCGCTTATCAATGATTTTCTCGATGTCCAGAGAATGGAGTCCGGCAGGCAGACCTTTGATAAACGGTACGAAGACATCGTCCCGATCATTCAAAATGTCATCAATACCCAAAAGATCAATGTCCCCCATCATACATTCACGATTGAGAAAGATACGGATTGTACGATGGTGCTCGGCGATAAAGATAAATTATCCCAGGCCTTTACGAACCTGATCAGCAATGCCATCAAGTATTCTCCTGACGGAGGGAATATCACGGCACGCGTTTATGAAAAACAGGATAAGGTGTTCATCAATATCATCGATGAAGGACTCGGTATCCCGGATGATGCCTTTCCTAAGTTGTTCACGAAATTCTACAGGGTCGATAATTCAGACCGCAGAAGAATTGGCGGCACAGGACTGGGTCTGACGATCGTGAAGGAAATCATCGAGAATCATGACGGCAGTATCAGGGTCGCTTCTGAAATCGGGAAGGGAAGCACATTCACCATCAGTCTGCCGATGGTGACGCTGCAAACCTTCAAGGAGGAAGAATCAAGCGGGGACGGCATGACGATCACTGTCATAGAAGATGACATCAATCTCGCATCGTTATTGACGACAGAGCTTTCCGGCAGCGGATTCCAGGTGCAGCACGCGAAATCCGGAGAAGACGCGATTGAAAAAATCCATGAGCATAGACCGGATGCCATCGTCCTGGATATCATGCTCGAAGGAGCCTTGTCGGGCTGGGACGTCCTTCAAACCCTAAAAGCAAATAAAGAGCTGTGTGACATCCCGATCATCATTTCTTCCGCACTGGACGAAAAAGAAAAAGGCATCACACTGGGGGCAGTCGATTACCTTGTGAAACCCTATCATCCAAGTGAACTATCAAAAACCATCCTGCATCTGCTCCTGAAAAGCGGGAGGAATGGGGAAGTGCTCATACCGTTTAAAGACGAATAACCACTTGAAGGCCCGTCCCAGACTGCGTTAACGCATTAGCGCAGCGAGGGACGGGCCTTTGGTTTTCATGAAAAAACCCCGGCGGCCAAAGCCGACGGGGCAGACTCTTCAAAAGAGTATTATTTTGTATTCATTTCATTGCGAGTGATGATGCGGTCGATCAAACCGTATTCTTTCGCACGTTCAGCAGTCATGAAGTTGTCGCGGTCCGTATCTTTTGCGATGACTTCAAGAGGCTGGCCAGTGCGGTCTGCAAGGATCTGGTTCAGTTTTTCACGAAGGAATAGGATGCGCTTTGCAGCGATCTCGATTTCCGTCGCCTGACCTTGTGCTCCGCCAAGCGGCTGATGGATCATCACTTCTGCATTTGGAAGGGCAAGACGCTTGCCTTCAGCACCTGCTGCAAGAAGGAATGCTCCCATTGAAGCGGCCATACCGATACAGATCGTCTGTACATCAGGCTTGATGTATTGGATCGTATCATAGATTGCCATACCTGCCGTGATGCTTCCGCCAGGAGAGTTGATGTAGATGGAGATATCTTTCTCCGGATTTTCAGACTCCAGGAATAGAAGTTGTGCTACAATGGAGTTCGCCACATTATCATCGATGGCGCTTCCAAGCATGATGACACGGTCCTTCAACAGACGAGAATAGATGTCGTATGCGCGCTCGCCGCGGTTCGTTTGTTCAATAACTGTAGGAATTAAGTTCATCCTTCGTTCCTCCTTAAAGTACACTTTTTTATTTGTATTTAATACATATTCACTTTGTACTGTAATCATACACTGTTGGTCAATAAAGGTCAAACCTGACGCATCAGCGATTCTTACACTATGTAATCCTTTCTACATCATACCCATCCATTCCTTTTTTAAACAGAGAAAACGTATTGCAATCCTGAAAAAAGTACCTTATAATATACTTTCGTACGATAGTTTTTCACAACCAACTACATGCCCTCGTGGTGCAACGGATAGCACGTAAGATTCCGGTTCTTAAAATGGGGGTTCGATTCCCTCCGAGGGCGTACCAAAATACCGCAGCGTTTTTATAACGCTGCGGTATTTTTTTGTCTTCAGTTGTATCACCGCTCAACTTCCTCCCCGCGGAAAGCAAGTGCCTGGAGCACAAAGGAACCGTCAATGTTAGTTATACGCGCATGATTAAAAGGTATCTTCCTCCTACTAAATTCATAGAATTCTATAAAACAACCAGTCTTCCAAACAATTCCCATTAACGAAAGCCCCGTTTTCATGTAAAATGAAGGGAGGAGGTTAGAAGGATGAATTTGAACACAGGATTATGGCAAAAACAGCAAATGAAGCTTCAAATGACACAACAGCTCTCTCAAGCCATCACCCTCCTCCAATATTCCACGATGGAACTGAATGCTTTCCTTGAAACGAAAGCATTGGAGAATCCCCTCATACAATTAGAAGACCCCGTCATGGACATTCCCGATCGAGGAGAGTCGTATCAAAATAAAGGCAAAGATCCGATAGATTTCACAGAGTTTCTATCAGTCTCGAAGAATACGCTTGATGAACATCTTTTTCTTCAACTAGATTTGAAATCGCTTTCTAAAATAGACTTGAAAGTCATGAAAGAACTGTTTTACAGCTTGGATGATAACGGATACTTGCAAATCGAGACGGAGAATTTCCTCTCCCGGAACCATCTGCCATTGTCTCAGCTGGAACACTATATAGGCATGCTGCAGGAATTGGAACCTGCCGGAATTGGAGCACGTTCCCTGCAGGAGTGCATTTCCCTCCAACTAAGAAGAAAGCGATCTTCGGGATTGGCCCTGACAATCGTGGAGGATCATTTTGATGATTTTGCGGCGAAAAAGTGGAAGGGAATGGCGAAAGAATTAAATGTGGAACTGAAAGACATTCAGAAAGCCGCTGATCTCATCAAGCAATGCAATCCGCGTCCGGGCGCCCTATACAGCGACGGGCCGTCTCATTATATCGCACCGGAATTAGTAGTGAACGTGTTGGACGACAAGACGGTTACCGTCTCATTATTTGACGGTACAACACTCAAAGTGATCTATAATGATGAGTACAAGGTTTTTCTTGAGCATCATTCCGATAAGGAAGTCGGCAGTTATCTAAGGGAGAAAGAACAGGAATTCCATTGGCTGCTGCAAAGCTTGCAGCAGCGCAAACAGACCATTGTAAAAGTAGGGAAATTGATCGTCGAAAAGCAGAAATCCTTCTTCCTGGATGGACCGGCCGGCCTTCAGCCCCTTACATTAAAAGAAGTAGCCGAAGAAGCCGGAGTCCATGAATCCACGATCAGCCGTGCGGTGAAAGGGAAGTATATGCAAACGCCTTATGGCATCTTTGAAATGAAGTACTTCTTCAGTGCCGCCATCAAGTCGCTCCATTCAGAAGACAGCGGGGCAGC
This window harbors:
- the clpP gene encoding ATP-dependent Clp endopeptidase proteolytic subunit ClpP → MNLIPTVIEQTNRGERAYDIYSRLLKDRVIMLGSAIDDNVANSIVAQLLFLESENPEKDISIYINSPGGSITAGMAIYDTIQYIKPDVQTICIGMAASMGAFLLAAGAEGKRLALPNAEVMIHQPLGGAQGQATEIEIAAKRILFLREKLNQILADRTGQPLEVIAKDTDRDNFMTAERAKEYGLIDRIITRNEMNTK
- the rpoN gene encoding RNA polymerase factor sigma-54, which translates into the protein MNLNTGLWQKQQMKLQMTQQLSQAITLLQYSTMELNAFLETKALENPLIQLEDPVMDIPDRGESYQNKGKDPIDFTEFLSVSKNTLDEHLFLQLDLKSLSKIDLKVMKELFYSLDDNGYLQIETENFLSRNHLPLSQLEHYIGMLQELEPAGIGARSLQECISLQLRRKRSSGLALTIVEDHFDDFAAKKWKGMAKELNVELKDIQKAADLIKQCNPRPGALYSDGPSHYIAPELVVNVLDDKTVTVSLFDGTTLKVIYNDEYKVFLEHHSDKEVGSYLREKEQEFHWLLQSLQQRKQTIVKVGKLIVEKQKSFFLDGPAGLQPLTLKEVAEEAGVHESTISRAVKGKYMQTPYGIFEMKYFFSAAIKSLHSEDSGAASSTTIKNEIQRLVDEEDKKKPLSDQKIVNMLIDKGYDVSRRTIAKYRDQLGISSSTMRKRYE